One Fusarium poae strain DAOMC 252244 chromosome 4, whole genome shotgun sequence DNA window includes the following coding sequences:
- a CDS encoding hypothetical protein (BUSCO:36748at5125): MLTKGPLLETTSVPLGQRRGISDLAQIALDLTWASESAKNNTIARYRAYPSPPMSGSPPLPPRQPQDSGDRMQPPVGYSAPNQPATYWSSLSQQPPTDNRGPPSMQTTLPRLFQQGPPDHSPFPYRRPDDPASRHVSYIQSGAPPMSQQAGYIPPTVPGVSSPYGSSARPSIIETQPMTSPKSQRKTKGHVASACVPCKRAHLRCDAQRPCSRCITNGKEDACIDVQHKKRGRPRLRDDRETRYDPSRFPHPQDAAVRRPLSIYPSGAPIGPGENMNQRYSERTHMETSYPPPLPSGPRGADPVAFLNMKMDFAKASPAFMEAVGQAELQGQNLVDVVVLTEREKVASIRSQLIEEQTRKEPNYLPPILGRLDRILQGLGFGPDEIGRFQLDRHEYLTFRASDGQPRQYPIRLGLAKEGTIYFIVMVLSVPVRHAYPLSSSPAAREAAHSYISQPLTPQSVYRTPAPPVTPFDMTRGPFNEVPLVSRPAVGPSTQLPTSANHGIAVGAGAASYAASPGRTEYGPPQSYNVPRSELPPSSAYRPQATFQLPPIRAQPEQSGSRPTGDQKWPHEDRPTRVDIGGLIDKPESPAQPR, translated from the exons ATGCTCACCAAGGGACCTCTCCTCGAAACAACCTCCGTTCCCCTAGGTCAACGCCGCGGAATCTCAGACCTGGCGCAAATCGCCCTAGACCTGACGTGGGCTTCCGAGAGCGCAAAAAACAACACCATTGCTCGGTATCGAGCATATCCCTCTCCGCCTATGTCAGGATCTCCTCCCCTTCCCCCGAGACAGCCTCAGGACAGCGGCGATCGCATGCAGCCGCCGGTGGGATACTCAGCCCCTAACCAACCGGCTACTTATTGGAGCAGCTTGAGCCAACAGCCGCCGACTGATAATCGAGGTCCGCCCAGTATGCAGACTACTTTGCCAAGGTTGTTTCAACAAGGACCTCCGGACCACTCGCCATTTCCTTATCGAAGACCAGACGATCCCGCATCTCGACATGTTTCGTACATCCAGTCCGGGGCACCGCCCATGTCGCAGCAAGCAGGTTATATTCCGCCTACTGTTCCCGGGGTGTCTTCGCCCTATGGTTCTTCGGCTCGGCCTTCGATCATCGAAACCCAACCAATGACTTCCCCAAAGTCGCAGAGGAAAACCAAGGGGCATGTCGCTTCTGCCTGTGTCCCCTGTAAACGAGCGCATCTTCG CTGTGATG CGCAACGGCCTTGTTCGAGATGTATCACCAATGGGAAGGAAGACGCATGTATCGATGTCCAGCATAAGAAACGGGGGCGACCACGGTTGAGAGACGATCGCGAAACTCGCTATGATCCCTCGAGGTTCCCGCACCCACAAGACGCTGCAGTGAGACGGCCACTCAGCATATACCCGTCAGGGGCTCCGATAGGACCTGG AGAGAACATGAATCAACGGTATTCCGAGAGAACACATATGGAAACCTCCTACCCGCCACCTCTACCGAGTGGTCCTCGAGGCGCCGACCCAGTTGCTTTTTTGAATATGAAGATGGATTTTGCAAAGGCATCGCCTGCCTTTATGGAAGCTGTTGGCCAAGCAGAGCTTCAGGGACAGAACTTGGTCGATGTGGTTGTACTGACAGAAAGGGAGAAGGTGGCATCAATTCGGAGCCAACTGATCGAGGAACAAACACGAAAGGAGCCCAACTATTTACCGCCAATTCTAGGTCGACTTGACCGTATTCTTCAGGGACTTGGCTTCGGGCCGGACGAGATTGGACGATTTCAGCTCGACCGACACGAGTACCTGACTTTTAGAGCTTCCGATGGACAACCCAGACAATATCCCATCCGACTTGGACTTGCGAAGGAGGGCACGATCTACTTCATAGTCATGGTTCTCAGTGTGCCAGTCCGGCATGCCTATCCTTTGTCATCTTCGCCTGCCGCAAGGGAAGCAGCGCACTCGTACATCTCCCAACCCCTCACCCCACAGTCTGTGTACAGAACACCCGCGCCGCCTGTCACCCCTTTCGACATGACAAGAGGCCCGTTCAACGAAGTGCCACTGGTATCCCGTCCAGCTGTAGGTCCGTCGACTCAGTTGCCTACAAGTGCAAACCATGGAATCGCTGTGGGGGCCGGCGCAGCATCGTACGCCGCGTCACCGGGCCGTACGGAATATGGACCTCCCCAGTCATACAACGTCCCCCGGAGTGAGCTTCCTCCTTCGAGCGCATATCGTCCTCAAGCAACGTTCCAACTTCCGCCGATCCGCGCCCAACCAGAACAGTCTGGATCACGGCCTACTGGGGATCAGAAGTGGCCGCACGAGGACCGGCCGACACGGGTTGATATTGGCGGCTTGATCGATAAGCCTGAAAGCCCAGCTCAACCGCGATAG